A region of the Bryobacteraceae bacterium genome:
TTTCGCCGAACATCTCGGCCGCTGCATCTACGGCGGCATCTATGAAGAAGGCAGCCCCCTGGCCGATGAAAAGGGCTACCGCAGGGACGTCATTGAGGCAGTGCGCGGTCTCGGGGTGACCGTCTTGCGGTGGCCGGGTGGCAACTTCGCCTCCGGCTATCACTGGAAGGACGGAATCGGCCCGAAGGACCTGCGCCCGGCGCGGCCCGACCACGCCTGGGGCGACATCGACTCGAACCGCTTCGGGACCCACGAATTCCTGGAATACTGCGAGCGCATCGGCGCCGAGCCTTACATCTGCATCAACGCCGGCCTCGGTACCATCGACGAAGCTCGGGAATGGGTCGAATATACAAATGAGGCCCGCAACACCTACTGGGCCCAGCAGCGCCGCAAGAACGGGCGCGATAAGCCTTTCAACGTGAAATACTGGGGCCTCGGCAACGAGATCGACGGCCCCTGGCAGCTCGGGCACAAGAACGCAGAGGACTACACGAAGTTCGCCCTCGAGGCGGCCAAGGCGATGCGCCGCGCCGACGAAAGCATCCGGCTGATCGCCTCGGGATCGTCCAACTTCGGCCCCGCCGCCGACTGGATCGCCTGGAACCGCACCGTGCTCGAGCGCCTCCGCGGCGAGATCGACTACATCAGCCTCCACACCTACATCGGCAACCGCGAGAACAACCTGGAAAGCTTCCTCGCCGCCTCGGCCGACATCGACCAGCGCATCGAGATCACCGAAGGCCTGATCCGCGCAGCGCTTTCCGGCCGCCGCGTGACGCGCCCCATCTACATCGCCTTCGACGAGTGGAACGTGTGGTACCGGACCATGGGCCGCTCGGAATTCGAAACCGGAGCCACACGGCTTGAGGAGAAATACAATTTCGAAGACGCCCTGGCCATGGGCGTTTTCTTCAACTCATTTTTCCGTCACGCACACATCGTAAAAATGGCCAATCTTGCCCAACTGGTAAACGTCATCGCCCCGATTTTTACAAATAAAGAAGGGCTGTATCTCCAGACCATTTACTTCCCGATTGCCGAATACGCAAAGCAGAAGGGAAACATCGCCATCGACGCGCTGGTCGAATCGCCACGCTACAGGGCAGGAAACCGCGGCGAGCTCGGCTACCTCGACGCGAGCGTGACGCTGGCGCCCGACGGACGCACGCTGTTCGTCAACGTGCTGAACCGCAGCGCCTCGCGCGACATCCTCACTCGCATTGAAAACGTCGAGGGGAAGCTCGCGCCCCGGGCCGAATTCTGGCAGATGTATCACGACGACCTGAAGGCCACGCACACCTTCGGCGACGACCGCAAGGTCCGCCCGCGCACCTGGCAGGAGACGCTGAAGATCGAGCGCAACGGCTTCAGTTACCGCTTCCCGAAGCATTCGCTCACCATCATCCGGCTGGCCGTGGAGCCCTGAGCCGCGGCGGCGCATCAGAAGAGCATGAGCAGGCTTTCGGGAAAGACGGCGCTGGTTACCGGCGCCGCGCGCGGCATCGGCCGCGCCATCGCGGAAAGACTCGCCGCCGATGGCGCGCGCGTCGCGGTGAACTACTCGCGTTCGGCCGCCGCGGCGGAAGAGGTGGCGCGTCGCATCGGCGGCATTGCCCTCCGGGCCGACGTCTCGCAAAAACACGAAGTACTGGAAATGTTTGACCGGACCGAGGCCGCATTCGGCGGCCTCGACATCGTTGTCAACAACGCCGGAATTGCTCTCATGGGACCGCTCGGCGATTTCTCCGATGAGGACTTCGAGCGCGTCTTCGCCGTGAACACCCGGGGCGTCTTTTACTGCTGCCGCGAGGCCGCGCGCCGCCTCCGTGACGGCGGCCGCATCGTGAATATTTCCACTGGCGCCACCGTGGGCGGCACCGCCGGCGGCGGCGTCTATTGCGCCAGTAAGGCGGCCGTCGAACAGTTCACCCGGGCGCTGGCGCGCGAGCTCGCCCCGCGCCGCATCACCGTCAACACGGTCTCTCCGGGCTTTACCGAGACGGACATGTTCCACGCGCTGCCCCATCTGGTGGAGCTGGCGCCAAAGCTGACGCCCCTCGGGCGGGCGGGCCGGCCGGAAGAGATCGCCGCCGTGGTCGCCTGGCTCTGTACGGAGGATGCCGCCTGGATCACGGGGCAGAACATTCAGGCCGGTGGCGGGCTCACGATGGTCTGAGGCGGAGCGTCAGCGCTGCTCCGGCTCGGCGCGCAGCAGCCCGTCGGCCACCAGCGCGACGGGACGCAATGAGGCCGGGTCGGTCGTCCGGACAATGTGGGCCCCGCGGACGATGCAGAGCGCGGTGACTGCGGCGGCGGTCATCGGCGACGGCTCTACGCGGATCTCGGCGTCAAATGGCTGGCCGTCCGGGCTGACGCACACAGGCAGCCGCATCCGTTGGAATTCATCAAGCGCCGCCAGCAGTTCGGTGTTGGTCTCCTTGCGCTTGCCCATCCCGAAACCGGGGTCGATGGCCAGCCGCGTTCGCTCGATGCCCAGCCGGTTGGCGCGGTTGAGCGCCGCCGTCAGCTCGGCGGCCACCAGCGAGACCGGATTCTTCCAGGCCCCGAGGCGGGCCCATTTGTCTGGCGTGCCGCGCATGTGCTGAAGCACAAGGGCCGCGTCATGCCGGAGCACAATGCGGCCAAGGTCCTGGTCGAGAGTGAGTCCGCTGGGATCGCGGATGATGCGCGCCCCGTATCCGATGGCCTTTTCCGCCACGGCCGGCTTCCAGGTCTGAACCGAGACAGGCACCGGAAGCTTTCCGCGCAGGCGTTTGAGGATCGGCACCAGGCGCCGCAGCTCCTCGGCCTCGCTGAGCAGCGCGATGCCGGGCGAGTAGCGCTCGGCGGCGATCTCGATGAAATCGGCGCCCGCGTCGACCAGCTCATGGGCGCGGACGAAGGCCCGGTCCGGCTCCTCGTAGGTGCGCACGCCGCGCTCGGGCGGCGGCCACGCTTCGATGACGCCGCACACCAGCGTGCGCTCGCCCAGCCGCCACACTTCCTGGCCGATTTTCCACTCGACGCGATTCCGGGGCATCTATCTCCATCCTACGCGGCCTCACTGCGAAGCTCACGAAGCGCGTCAATGAGCGGTTCGGCGGCCTCCTCCACGCGGGCCTCCATCGGCAATACGCTCAGCCACAGTTCACAGCTCCTCCCACTGGCGGGTACGGACGCCCTCTGGATCAGCAGACGCCGCCGCTTCAACGAGTCCCATGTCTCCTTTCGGCAGGGATAAACCAGCAGGGCAACGATTCTTTTCGACCAAAACAGTGAGGAATAAGCAAGCACCTGATGAACGTCGGCCCGATGACTTTCCCGCGTTTTCTCTGCCACTTCACGGTGGGAATAGGTGGCGAATTCTTCCAGGTGGCGCTTGTATTTTGCATCCGCCACCAGCGTAAAATCAGGTGCTTCCATCACGAAATCAGGAACCAAGCTGAGCTGCGTGCCTGCTGACGGAGGATCCCACCGCAGCGGCACCTGGGTTTTCCGCGTTCTTCCACAACGAAGGATTCCACCCGTGTATCGGTTCACATATGCCAGGACACACTCCACCCAGGCCTCGAAGAACTGATTCATGTCCATGACCCACGGGATGCCTTCCAGGTCGCAGAGCCCCGCCAGGCCGCGCTCGTCAGCGGTCCATTCGATGGCCTCCAGGCCCTGATACAACGCCTCACCGCGCAAAGGCAGGCGGGCGACCGCCTGTGTGAGCACACTCGTGGGACGAACGGCCGCTGCGTCTCGTACCGAATGCAGCAGAGCGTGGGCACGTTCGAGAAGCTGATGCACAAACGCTCCATGTTCCAGCTGTGAAGTCAGGCTGCGCGCCTGGGCCTCCAGGGTCCAGCGGATCATGCCCTTCAGCAGCCGGTCGTCGCGCAGGTCCGGATACCTGCACGGAACGTGGTGAAGATTCCCGCGTGCAAGCTGATGCGCGATATACCGCTGCCAGCGGATCGTCCCCCGCGGAGACGCCAGAACGTCCTCGGTCAGCTCAAACCGGCGCACCAACTGGTGGATCAGCCGTTCGAGCCGTTCCACTACCATCAGCGAAATCACCCACGGCGGGACGCGACGCTCGGATCGGCGCAGAAGTGGCAGGCGCAATGGACGCGGGGCAACTCGCCAACCCATCTGTCCCAGCATCGGCCCTAGGCCTTTCCACGGAAATCGGGGCTGGATTATCAGCCCGTAATCCATCTTTCCGCTGAGCGGGGAGACCAGCGGAACCGCACCCACTGGCGAAGACGTCTGCACCGTCAAATACACACGATGGCCGTCAAACTCTGAGGCAACACGCAGGCCCAGGACGTCAAAGATGCGGCGGTTCTGCTCCTGAAACTGTTCCGCCAGCCGACCGTGGCTGGTAGCCGCAGTTCGCCGATCACCGGCAGGAAAAAGCCTCTCGCAGGGGAACCGCCCTTCCGAGTGATCTTCGAGTTCAAGACAGACGGTTTCCGCAGGCGTGGCCCGCAACAGCGGAACACGCGCGCCGCTGTCCGCCTTGGTCTTCGCCTTGCTCATCCGAGGGCCTCGATCTCCTGGATCAAAGCACGGATGTTTTCGGCAAAACCTGCCACAAAACCCTGGGCCAGGTATTCGTTCAGCAGCGGGACCAGCTCCCGCTTCAACCTCAGCCGTGCTTCGCTGTCGTTCAATGCCAGGAAATAGGAGTGTCCAGGCACCAGGGGCATGGCTTCCTCCGACGCGTGTTCGACAAAAACGGACACCACTTTTTGAAAGAACTCTACTGCCAGGGGACACGATGTTTCGTTCACTACACGATAGTCCGGCCAGAGGTCGACGAAGGCGAACCTGCGCCGAACGGCCACATCCACCAGAGCAATACTGCGATCGGCCGTATTCATTGTCCCCAGAATGTGAAGCTTCTCCGGAAGCCGGAGCCGATCCCCGGTCGGCGGGCCAAAATCGTACGCCAGCTTCACCTCCCGTACCGGGTCCCCAGCCTCAAGCAGAACGATCGCCTCACCCAGCACCTTCGCCAGATCGGCCCGGTTGATCTCGTCGATCACCAGCAGATATCTGTCGTCTCCCGCCTCCGCAGCCGCCTCGATCAGGTGTCCGCGGCGAGGAGCGAACCGAAGGCCCGTCGCATCCCCGTCCGGCACGGGGGCCAGGCCGCCGATGAAATTTTCATAGGTGGTATTGGCGTGAAATTGAACAAAGCGGCCGCGGCCTCGATAGCTTTGTTCAAGCAGGCGCTTCGCCATTCTCGTCTTGCCTGTCCCCGGAGGCCCCTGGAGGATCACAAATCGTCTCTGATCGAGCAGTTGCTCCACCATGCTCTCTTCAACCGTTGGCAGTATGTGGGCAAACCACTGCGATCGAATCCGCTCCGCACTCTCAGACCCCGCCTTGAGCGGCCTGTAACCGCGCTCCTCCATGAGTAGATCGAGAAAGGCCAGCACCGCGTCCCCGGTGATCTCGACGTCTTCGGGCGAAGCGGGGCGGAACACCGCGTACATCTCCCTGCCATAGCGGTTGAAAGCAGCCTTCATCTCGGGCCAACGGCTGGCAACCCCTGACGGCAGGTTGAGATCAATCCGCGTCGGGTCCTGTTTGGCCCAGGCCGATCCCCGTTGTCGCCGGTTCAGCCACGCGCAGATGGCACGAGTCTTCCGGGCATGCCCTGGACGGCTGAGAACGCCCTCATCGGGACTCAACCCCTGAGTCCCCACCACCATTCCGATCAGACAGGGCCGTTCCCATCCTTCAGCCGGGAAAAACACCAGCGAGGTTCCGCCGTAAGCCCCACTGTCCGGGTTGATCGGATGAATGTAGGCCGCATAGGGGACGTCGATGTCTTCAGGTGCACGAAGCTTGACCGAATTTTTCGCTTCGGCCGGATAACGGCCCCTCCCTGACCCGAAAAATCCCTCGAGGATTTCCTGATGTTTCTTGGCCCACTCCGACTTCTTTGGCCGAAGGATCAGCTCCACGAGCTCGTCGATCGCCATTCCTTATTCATATCGCAGACACACCACGGGATCGAGGCGCGCGGCGCGGTCGGCCGGCCAGTAGCCGAACACGAGTCCGGTCAGCGCCGAAAGCGCCACGCCCATCGCCGTCCAGAAGACGCTCACATAGGCCGGAATGGTCGGAAACACGGAACGCACCGCAAACGCAATCGCATAGCCGGCGGCCAGCCCCATCAGCCCGCCCAGCATTGTCTGCGTCACCGCCTCCAGCAGGAACTGCGCCCGGATGTCGGCCGCCCGCGCTCCCACGGCCCGCCGGATGCCGATCTCCCGCGTACGCTCGGTTACCGAAATCAGCATGATATTCATCACGCCCACGCCACCGATCAGCAGTCCGATGGAGGAAATCACCGTCGTCAGAATCACAATGGCGCCAGTGAGCTGGTTCCACAAATTCGTCAGAAAATCCGAGCTGAACAACTCAAAATCGTTTTCCGCACTGTGCGGGACTTTCCGGATCCGCCGCAGCGCCTCGGTCACCTGGTCCATGGCCGCCTCCGGCGCCACGTCGCGGTAGATGGTGAACGCCAGGAAGACCTCCTTCATGTCCGGGTTGTGCTTGCGAAACGTGTTCAGCGGCACCAGCACGAACTGGTCCACGCCAGGCCCGCCAAGAAACCCCTCGTCGGGCGCGAATACCCCAATCACTTCATAGGGCGCGCCGTTGACAAGGATCATCTTGCCGACCGGATCCGCCCGCCCGAACAGACTGTTGGCGATGCCCGCTCCAATCACCGCCACCTGCGCCGAGCGCGCGTCCTCGGCTGCCGTGAACATTCGGCCCTGCTCGACCGTGAACAGCGGAATGATCTCGCAGTAGTCGGCGTTGGCGCCGCGGACGATGACGTTTTCCACGCGCTGACCGCCGTAGCGCACCTCGTTCGCCGCCCCAAAAAAGAACGCCCGCGTTCCCAGCGCCGTAATCTTCTCCACCGCCGGCGCCAGCTCCTTCACCTTTTGCGCGTCCTCGTATTCGAGATATCTCCGGCGGCGGATCCGCTCCGGCAGACGCCCGGGATCCATGCCGAAGCCCATGCGCCCGACGAAGTACGTCCTCGATCCCAGCCGCTCGATCCGGTCGGACACGAACCGGTTCAGCCCGTTGATGATGGCCGCCACGCCGATCACCGAGGACACGCCGATGACGATCCCCAACAGCGTCAGCGACGAGCGCACCTTGTGCTCCCACAGCGTGTCGAGCGCCACCCGCAGGTTTTCGGCCAGCTCCGCCCGCCTCATCGGCTACTCCGCCCGCAACGCTTCCACCGGGTCGAGCCGCGCCGCCCGCGTGGCCGGATAAATGCCGAAAAACAGCCCGATCGACGACGCGAGCACAACGCCAAGCACCGCCACACGGCCTTGCACCGCGGCGGGGAACGACGTGAACCGGTCCAGCAGCTCCGCACAGAGAAATCCCAGCCCGATGCCCAGCAGCCCGCCCAACAGGCACTGAAGCACGCTCTCGGCGAGGAATTGCCGCAGAATGTCGCCCGCCGACGCGCCCACGGCCCGGCGGATGCCGATCTCGCTGGTCCGCTGCGTCACGCTCACCAGCATGACATTCATGATCACGATGCCGCCCACCACCGCGCTGATGGAACTGACCAGGATGAAAACGGCAAAAAACGCACCCGAGATCTGGTTCCACAGCCGGATGTAGGAGTCCTTGGTGCCGATGAAGAAGTCCTCCTCCTGGTTCGGGCCGATGTGCCTCCGGGCGCGCAGGATCTGCCGGGCCTGATCCATGGCCCGCTCGAAGCGCGCCGGATCGCCAGGCACCTTGACGTTGATGACAAGCGAGGCCCGCCGGCCGCGGATATCGAGAAACGTATTCAGGGGAATGACCGCAAAATTGTCGGCGTCCTGCCCAAGAATCGCGCCGTTTTTTTCATACAGTCCGATGACGGTGAATTCTCTGCCGGCCAGTTTAATGACACGCCCCAAGGGATCCTGATCCGGGAAAAAACGGTCTCGCAAAGTGTATCCGATCAGGCACACCGGACGGCTCAGATTGTTTTCGATTTCGGTGAAATACCGCCCCAGCTCAACCTTCGAGGAATCGATCCGCTCCATCGAGGGCGTCTGGCCGGTCAGCGTGACGTCCGGCACCTCCTGGTCCCGGTATTGCGCCCGCGTCGTCATCCGTCCGGTCGCGCCCGTGATCGTGCACTCATAACAGAGGTCGCGCACCGCCAGGTAGTCCTCGTAATAGATCCGCTTGTACCGCTGCGCCTTGCGGATCACCTCGAAATCGGTCACGGCGAACGGCATCCGGGACAACTGAAACACGTCGCTGCCGAGGTTGGCGATTTTCGTCTCGACGTAGACGTTGGCGCCCTGGACGATGGTCACCACCGTGATCAGCGTCGCCACGCCCATCATCAGGCCGAGCACCGTGAGGGCGCTTCTCAGGCGGTGGGCGCGGATCGCGTCCACCGCCAGCGCCAACGTGTCGACAGGCCGCATCATGGCTGCGTGTTCAGACGCCCGCAGGGGCGGAGCCGGTGTCTCAAAGGTTGGGCAAGGCGTCCGCCTGGATCCGCACCCGGGCCCACTTCTTTCCGGCGCGGATCACATGCTCGCCCGCCCGCAGCCGCTGCGCCGGCGCGCGGACAACCTCGCCGTTGACCTCCACCGCGCCCGCCTTCACCAGCCGGTCCGCCTCGGCGCCCGAAGGCGCGAGCCCTGCCTTCAGAAGGCATTGCCGGAGCCGCGGGTCATCGCATGGGATCAGCGGCAGGTCCGCCGGCGCCTGGCCCTGGCTGACGTCGTGCAGCCACTGCTCGCGCGCCGCGCGGGCCACATGGGCAGGGTAAAAGTCGGCAACGATTCTCTCGGCCAGGTCGAGTTTCAGGTCGCGCGGGTTGCGCCCGCTGCGCTTCAGCGCGGCAATCTCGGCCGACGGCAGGTCAGTGAGCAGCTCATAATAGCGCCACATCAGGTCGTCGGAAATCGACATGAGCTTCTTCACCATCACATCCGGCGGCTCGGTAATGCCCACGTAATTCCCTTTCGACTTCGACATCTTTTCGACGCCGTCCAGCCCTTCCAGCAGCGGCGTGGTGGCGATGATCTGGGGCCGCTGGCCGTATTCGCGCTGGATGTCGCGCCCGACGAGCAGATTGAACTTCTGGTCCGAGCCTCCCAGCTCGACGTCCGCCTTGAGCGCCACCGAGTCATAGGCCTGCGCCAGCGGGTACAGAAACTCATGAATCGCAATGGGCGTGCCCGTCTGGAACCGCTTCGTAAAATCGTCCCGCTCGAGCATCCGCGCCACCGTGTAGCGCGAAGCCAGCCGGATGATGTCCTCAAAGCCGAGCTTCCCCAGCCATTCGGAATTGAACCGGATCTCCGTCTTGTCCGGATCAAGAATTTTGAAGACCTGCTCCTTGTAAGTCTCCGCGTTGCGGTTGATCTCCTCGCGCGTCATCGGCGGCCGCAGCGTGTTGCGGCCCGTCGGGTCGCCGATCAGTCCGGTGGCGTCGCCGATGACGAAGATCACCCGGTGGCCCATGTCCTCGAAGTGCTTCATCTTGCGCAGCAGCACCGTATGGCCCAGATGCAGGTCCGGCGCCGTCGGATCGAAGCCCACTTTCACCCGCAGGGGCCGGCCGTCGTGGATGGACTCGGCCAGCCGCTCCTTCAGCTCTTCTTCGCGGATGATCTCTTCGAAGCCCTTCCGAAGGTATTCAAATTGCTGCTCAACGGGTAAAAATGCCACGAAGACCATTGTATCGGCCGGGAGCGCTGAACCCGTGGCGACGGGGCGGCATGGAGTCCGGGACAAACCCACTTGAAGCCGGTGTGGCGCGATTCGACCGTCGGAGAGATCGGCCGCGCACTCAACGCGTCGATATTGAGGATGGTCCTCGAAAACGCTTTCCCTGACTGACTCTCCTGTTGCCCGGCAGGAAGCCGTCCGCCGGATCGCCGCTTCGCTAGGGCCGCTTCTTTCCGGGGCCAGGCAGCGTTGAGGCGGCGTTCAATGTTCGCCATTTCTCGTCACCCGGACGGGGATGTGTGAGGATCTCCACAGCCGTGACCTCAAAGCTGCCGCCTGGATGCGAGCCTGAGCAAACGAGGCCGCCACCCATCTGGACGTTACCGAAAGAACCGTCTGGAATTGGGAGCGCGAACGCGGCCTTCCGGTCCAACCGCCAGCCTGACGTCGAGCACGCAGACTCAGCGGCGGGGGGCCGCGCCCGACTCAGAAAGAATGCCCAGGGATTTTCGATGATCCATCCGCCTCCCATTCGCGGCAAAATCAAAGGGGACGCGATCGAAACGGTGAAGCGCGACGGCCTTCCGGCGCCCTGTGCGCCGGCTCGGTCGTCAGCCCGGGACGCCTCCGGGCAGCCCGGCCGAACCTCCGCAGGCCGCGCCGCAGAAAGGAACAATGATGGCCTGGACTCGTCATGAATGGATCGTCTGGACGCCCCGGATCCTGTCCCTTCTCCTGATCGGCTTCATATCCCTGTTCGCCCTTGATGTCTTTGTCGAGGTCCGTCCGTGGACAGAGACCCTTGCGGCTCTGCTCGTTCACCTCATCCCCGGCTTTGTGCTGCTTGTGATCCTCGCCCTGGCCTGGCGCCGACCATGGATCGGCGCCGCGGGCCACGCGGCGCTGGCCATGGCCTACGCCGTGTTTGCCCGGAAGCACCCCGACTGGATCGCCATCATCTCGGGCCCGCTCGTCGTGACGGCGTGTCTATTCTGGATCTCGTGGCGCCTGCGGCGGAGGGCGAATCAGACCGCTGCCTGAGGCAGCCCGACGGGCCTGCGGCTGAAGCCCATGCGGGGCCGCGACTGGAGCGAGTCCGCCTATCCGGCGGCGAGGCGGTCTCCGCGCCGTGAATCGATCGAGTTCCGCAGCTCCGCCACCAGCAGCTCGTCGGGACACGGTTTGATCAGATAGCGGTCCACACCCAGCCGAAGCGCCTTCTGCCGGTGCTTGTCCCCGGCGCGCGAGGTCAGCATCAGGATCGGCACTCGTTCGAACTCCGGCCTCGCCCGCAGGGTCGAGGCCAGCTCATAGCCGTCCATGCGGGGCATCTCGATGTCCATGATGATAGCGTCGGGCGGCCGCGCGGCGCGCTCAAGCAGCTCGAGCGCCTCCATCCCGTCACGCGCCTGGAGCGGTCGCCAGCCGGCGGCGCGAAGCAGGTTGGTGAGAGACCGCCGGATGGAGATCGAATCGTCGACAATGAGCACGGTCTCCTCGCGGGCCGCGCGGCGCGGCGCCGGCGCCAGGGCGAGGGTTCCTTGAGAGGACAGATCAAGCGCCGACGGGTTCAGGATGAGTACGACGCTGCCGTCGCCGAGGATGGTGGCCCCGGAGAAACGCGTCATGCGCCCCAGCAGCCCGGTGAGCGGCTTGATGACCACCTCGCGGGCCTCGATGACGCGGTCGGCGATGAGCGCAATCTCCCGCTCGCCGTTGTGCAGATGGATCAGCGCAGCGCGCCGCGGGCGGCCGTCCTCGCCCGCCAGTCCCAGCCACTCGGACAACCAAATGGCCGGCGCCCAGTCAGCGCCCTCGCCGACGCCCGGGCGCCCGTCGCGAATCACGGGCGGCTGATCCAGCACCGACATCGGCCGCGTGAGCGCCTGCATCGGCAGGGCGAATCTCTCTCCGCCGGCCTGCACAATGACCACACGGTCCACCGCCATGGAAAGCGGCAGGACCACCGTGAACGTCGTGCCGCGCCCGCGCACGGAATGCACCGCGAGGCGGCCCCGCAGGGCATCCACCGTGCTCCGCACGATGTCCATGCCGACGCCGCGGCCGGAGATCTCGCTCACCCGGTCCGACGTCGAAAAGCCCGGCTCGAAGATCAGCCGGGCCAGCGCCTCTTCGCTGGCCGCCTGGGCCTGGGCGGGGCTCAGCCACTCGAGTTCGACCGCGCGGCGGGCAATCTTGCGGTAGTCCAGCCCGGCCCCGTCATCGCTGAGCTGGAGCGTGACGTGCGCGCCCTGCCGGCTCGCCATCAACCGCACGACGCCCGTCTCCGGCTTGCCCGCGGCGAGCCGGGCGGCGGGCGCCTCGATTCCGTGGTCGATCGCATTGCGCAACAGGTGCTCCAGCGCCGGAGCCAGCTGTTCGACCACCGTCTTGTCGAACTCCGTGTCGAGCCCGGCCGTCTCCAGCCGCACCAGCTTGCCGGTCTTGGACGCGGTCACGCGCACGGTGCGGTCCAGCCGACTCGAGAGGCTGGCCAGCGGCACCATGCGGAGCCGCATCAATTGGTCCTGGGCCTCGCCGCTCAGACCTCGCTGGCGTGCCGCCCACATGTCGAACTGGGCGCGCATCGACTGAAACTGTGCGCTCAGCGCCGACAGGTCCGTGGTCGCTTCCGCTAAATCGCGGGCGATGAGGTTCAGCCGCGTGTAGCGGTCGAACTCAAGCACGTCGAATTCCGAAGCGGACGAGGTGGCCTCATGGCGGACCAAGGCCCCGTCCGCTCCGGTTGCACCGCTCTCCTGGGTCTCGACAAGCTGGTTGGAAATCCTGCGGATGCGCGCCAGGTTGAGCGAAAGTTCGTCGAGCTCGCGCCGGAAGGCTTCGATCTGCTGTTCGAAGCCCGAGGCGTTCATGAAGATCTCGCTCAGGGTGCGCGCGATGGCCGTCAGCCGTTCCACCGGCACGCGCACGCTCGTCTGGTACTCCTGCGCCGCGGGCGTCTCGCCCGCACGCACCGCCGTGGCCGCAGCGGCTGCCGATGGCCGCTTGGGCTGCGCCTGCCTCGCCTCCGCCGCCCAGGCGATTTCATCCAGCACATGCCGCGCCCGGTCGAGCAACGGCTCGTTGGCGCCCTGCGCCGCCACCAGGTCCGACAGCAGGTCGAAGCCGGACGACATCGCACCGAGGCAGGCCT
Encoded here:
- the folP gene encoding dihydropteroate synthase, with product MPRNRVEWKIGQEVWRLGERTLVCGVIEAWPPPERGVRTYEEPDRAFVRAHELVDAGADFIEIAAERYSPGIALLSEAEELRRLVPILKRLRGKLPVPVSVQTWKPAVAEKAIGYGARIIRDPSGLTLDQDLGRIVLRHDAALVLQHMRGTPDKWARLGAWKNPVSLVAAELTAALNRANRLGIERTRLAIDPGFGMGKRKETNTELLAALDEFQRMRLPVCVSPDGQPFDAEIRVEPSPMTAAAVTALCIVRGAHIVRTTDPASLRPVALVADGLLRAEPEQR
- the abfA gene encoding intracellular exo-alpha-(1->5)-L-arabinofuranosidase 1, with the translated sequence MKSLTIFLLAAATLAAQTPEARIKIDTDRRIGEIHPHLFGNFAEHLGRCIYGGIYEEGSPLADEKGYRRDVIEAVRGLGVTVLRWPGGNFASGYHWKDGIGPKDLRPARPDHAWGDIDSNRFGTHEFLEYCERIGAEPYICINAGLGTIDEAREWVEYTNEARNTYWAQQRRKNGRDKPFNVKYWGLGNEIDGPWQLGHKNAEDYTKFALEAAKAMRRADESIRLIASGSSNFGPAADWIAWNRTVLERLRGEIDYISLHTYIGNRENNLESFLAASADIDQRIEITEGLIRAALSGRRVTRPIYIAFDEWNVWYRTMGRSEFETGATRLEEKYNFEDALAMGVFFNSFFRHAHIVKMANLAQLVNVIAPIFTNKEGLYLQTIYFPIAEYAKQKGNIAIDALVESPRYRAGNRGELGYLDASVTLAPDGRTLFVNVLNRSASRDILTRIENVEGKLAPRAEFWQMYHDDLKATHTFGDDRKVRPRTWQETLKIERNGFSYRFPKHSLTIIRLAVEP
- a CDS encoding ABC transporter permease: MRRAELAENLRVALDTLWEHKVRSSLTLLGIVIGVSSVIGVAAIINGLNRFVSDRIERLGSRTYFVGRMGFGMDPGRLPERIRRRRYLEYEDAQKVKELAPAVEKITALGTRAFFFGAANEVRYGGQRVENVIVRGANADYCEIIPLFTVEQGRMFTAAEDARSAQVAVIGAGIANSLFGRADPVGKMILVNGAPYEVIGVFAPDEGFLGGPGVDQFVLVPLNTFRKHNPDMKEVFLAFTIYRDVAPEAAMDQVTEALRRIRKVPHSAENDFELFSSDFLTNLWNQLTGAIVILTTVISSIGLLIGGVGVMNIMLISVTERTREIGIRRAVGARAADIRAQFLLEAVTQTMLGGLMGLAAGYAIAFAVRSVFPTIPAYVSVFWTAMGVALSALTGLVFGYWPADRAARLDPVVCLRYE
- a CDS encoding ABC transporter permease, with the translated sequence MMRPVDTLALAVDAIRAHRLRSALTVLGLMMGVATLITVVTIVQGANVYVETKIANLGSDVFQLSRMPFAVTDFEVIRKAQRYKRIYYEDYLAVRDLCYECTITGATGRMTTRAQYRDQEVPDVTLTGQTPSMERIDSSKVELGRYFTEIENNLSRPVCLIGYTLRDRFFPDQDPLGRVIKLAGREFTVIGLYEKNGAILGQDADNFAVIPLNTFLDIRGRRASLVINVKVPGDPARFERAMDQARQILRARRHIGPNQEEDFFIGTKDSYIRLWNQISGAFFAVFILVSSISAVVGGIVIMNVMLVSVTQRTSEIGIRRAVGASAGDILRQFLAESVLQCLLGGLLGIGLGFLCAELLDRFTSFPAAVQGRVAVLGVVLASSIGLFFGIYPATRAARLDPVEALRAE
- the tyrS gene encoding tyrosine--tRNA ligase, which codes for MVFVAFLPVEQQFEYLRKGFEEIIREEELKERLAESIHDGRPLRVKVGFDPTAPDLHLGHTVLLRKMKHFEDMGHRVIFVIGDATGLIGDPTGRNTLRPPMTREEINRNAETYKEQVFKILDPDKTEIRFNSEWLGKLGFEDIIRLASRYTVARMLERDDFTKRFQTGTPIAIHEFLYPLAQAYDSVALKADVELGGSDQKFNLLVGRDIQREYGQRPQIIATTPLLEGLDGVEKMSKSKGNYVGITEPPDVMVKKLMSISDDLMWRYYELLTDLPSAEIAALKRSGRNPRDLKLDLAERIVADFYPAHVARAAREQWLHDVSQGQAPADLPLIPCDDPRLRQCLLKAGLAPSGAEADRLVKAGAVEVNGEVVRAPAQRLRAGEHVIRAGKKWARVRIQADALPNL
- a CDS encoding 3-ketoacyl-ACP reductase translates to MSRLSGKTALVTGAARGIGRAIAERLAADGARVAVNYSRSAAAAEEVARRIGGIALRADVSQKHEVLEMFDRTEAAFGGLDIVVNNAGIALMGPLGDFSDEDFERVFAVNTRGVFYCCREAARRLRDGGRIVNISTGATVGGTAGGGVYCASKAAVEQFTRALARELAPRRITVNTVSPGFTETDMFHALPHLVELAPKLTPLGRAGRPEEIAAVVAWLCTEDAAWITGQNIQAGGGLTMV